A window of the Apostichopus japonicus isolate 1M-3 chromosome 8, ASM3797524v1, whole genome shotgun sequence genome harbors these coding sequences:
- the LOC139971026 gene encoding uncharacterized protein — protein sequence MLGQSSTSPKRNCDEFQEDRVDEDGKTSSSKCLYDSERQGVVEVSLNKLQGSPDHLIKPSLRRFVLISNTLRHIKVELSSEGRVYDSERLGTIIDTQLVPEESPFLEFFGATDVGRVCVDHICKLERGSFADFVREPRASKVVDFTYARTDDGWEEAIAGENHDRTSWRCGSYTPQANCFMSPSVSSLSGLVASPSPYGLQESLKPCLPISEQTSPLDIPDLDVEMFGDVDVSQYDFDGTDWSLPSTNPNPKSPTQESVEDWLFKLQAENCMSNFTSDTAATGQVTC from the coding sequence ATGCTGGGCCAAAGTAGCACTAGCCCAAAGAGAAATTGTGATGAATTCCAAGAAGACAGAGTAGACGAAGATGGCAAGACCAGCTCCAGTAAGTGCCTCTACGACAGCGAGAGACAGGGAGTCGTCGAGGTCTCCCTGAACAAGCTGCAGGGGAGTCCCGACCATCTCATCAAACCCTCCCTGCGTCGATTTGTCCTTATCAGCAACACCTTGCGGCACATCAAGGTCGAACTCAGCTCCGAGGGTAGAGTGTACGACTCGGAGAGACTCGGTACGATCATAGACACCCAACTGGTTCCAGAGGAGAGCCCCTTTCTGGAATTTTTTGGAGCCACAGACGTAGGAAGGGTCTGTGTGGACCACATATGCAAACTCGAGAGGGGCAGCTTTGCCGATTTTGTCAGGGAACCTAGAGCGTCCAAGGTTGTGGACTTTACATATGCAAGGACCGACGACGGATGGGAGGAGGCAATCGCAGGGGAGAACCACGACAGAACTTCTTGGAGGTGCGGATCGTACACTCCTCAAGCTAATTGCTTTATGTCTCCCTCTGTGTCGTCTCTGTCAGGCTTAGTCGCATCGCCCTCACCGTACGGATTACAAGAGTCTTTGAAACCCTGTCTGCCCATCTCGGAGCAGACCTCACCTTTGGATATACCCGATTTGGACGTGGAGATGTTCGGGGACGTCGACGTGTCGCAGTACGACTTCGATGGTACCGACTGGTCGCTCCCTTCCACCAACCCGAACCCAAAGTCCCCAACACAGGAGTCGGTCGAGGATTGGCTCTTCAAACTTCAAGCCGAAAATTGCATGTCCAATTTTACCTCGGATACCGCAGCCACTGGTCAAGTCACCTGTTGA